One part of the Arabidopsis thaliana chromosome 1 sequence genome encodes these proteins:
- a CDS encoding Toll-Interleukin-Resistance (TIR) domain-containing protein (Toll-Interleukin-Resistance (TIR) domain-containing protein; FUNCTIONS IN: transmembrane receptor activity, ATP binding; INVOLVED IN: signal transduction, defense response, apoptosis, innate immune response; LOCATED IN: intrinsic to membrane; EXPRESSED IN: 20 plant structures; EXPRESSED DURING: 10 growth stages; CONTAINS InterPro DOMAIN/s: NB-ARC (InterPro:IPR002182), Toll-Interleukin receptor (InterPro:IPR000157); BEST Arabidopsis thaliana protein match is: Toll-Interleukin-Resistance (TIR) domain-containing protein (TAIR:AT1G72940.1); Has 4486 Blast hits to 4351 proteins in 152 species: Archae - 0; Bacteria - 27; Metazoa - 4; Fungi - 0; Plants - 4454; Viruses - 0; Other Eukaryotes - 1 (source: NCBI BLink).) has translation MSSATATYNYDVFLSFRGPDTRRKFISFLYKELVGRDIRTFKDDKELENGQMISPELILAIEDSRFAVVVVSVNYAASSWCLDELVKIMDIQKNKGSITVMPIFYGVNPCHLRRQIGDVAEQFKKHEAREKDLEKVLKWRQALAALADISGDCSGEDDSKLVDVIADKISKELMIVTRISNGRNLVGIDKHMNELNRLMDLNSNKGKRMVGIWARGGSCRSALAKYVYQTSCQHFDSHCFLGNVKRICQGNYFESHLHKEFLDNIQGENSSKQSLKKQKVLLVADDVDKLEQLDALAGDFSGFGPGSVVIITTKDKQLLISYGIQLVYEAEFLTFQKFCRSFRSLAFKKRDDISAAFEWALYI, from the exons atgtcttctGCTACTGCGACTTATAACTACGATGTTTTTCTGAGTTTCAGAGGACCCGACACTCGCCGCAAGTTCATCAGCTTTCTCTACAAAGAACTTGTTGGAAGGGACATTCGAACCTTTAAAGACGACAAAGAGCTAGAGAATGGCCAGATGATTTCTCCGGAGCTCATACTCGCCATCGAGGATTCGAGATTTGCCGTCGTTGTTGTCTCCGTGAACTACGCTGCGTCTTCTTGGTGTCTCGATGAGCTCGTAAAGATCATGGATATCCAGAAGAACAAGGGTTCCATCACCGTGATGCCTATCTTCTACGGCGTGAATCCGTGTCATTTGAGGAGGCAAATCGGAGATGTCGCTGAACAGTTTAAGAAGCACGAGGCAAGAGAAAAAGATCTTGAGAAAGTGCTTAAATGGAGGCAAGCGTTGGCCGCTTTGGCAGATATCTCCGGCGATTGTTCAGG GGAAGATGACTCGAAGCTGGTGGACGTAATCGCTGACAAGATATCAAAAGAGCTGATGATAGTTACAAGAATAAGCAATGGGAGGAACCTAGTTGGGATTGATAAACACATGAACGAACTTAACCGATTGATGGATTTGAATTCCAACAAAGGTAAGAGAATGGTTGGGATTTGGGCAAGAGGAGGAAGTTGTAGATCGGCTCTAGCTAAATATGTTTATCAGACATCCTGTCAACACTTTGATAGCCATTGTTTTCTTGGAAACGTGAAACGGATTTGTCAGGGTAACTACTTTGAAAGCCATCTACACAAAGAGTTTCTGGATAATATTCAAGGAGAAAACTCTAGCAAACAAAGTCTCAAGAAGCAAAAGGTTCTGCTTGTGGCAGACGACGTCGATAAGCTTGAACAGTTAGATGCTCTTGCAGGGGATTTCAGCGGTTTTGGTCCGGGGAGTGTTGTTATCATCACTACAAAAGATAAGCAGTTGTTGATTTCTTATGGTATACAGCTTGTCTACGAAGCTGAGTTTTTGACATTCCAGAAATTTTGTCGTAGCTTCCGATCATTGGCCTTTAAAAAGAGAGACGACATTTCTGCTGCGTTCGAGTGggctttgtatatataa